One window of the Triticum dicoccoides isolate Atlit2015 ecotype Zavitan chromosome 3B, WEW_v2.0, whole genome shotgun sequence genome contains the following:
- the LOC119281357 gene encoding uncharacterized protein LOC119281357, producing the protein MLSLHRFDRRNNQDISDWANKHRAWIEIWNQRDTLVQSENRPHNQSAYQKYQVWYADRYRLKLKPGWTHEEWSELVSEDPETAEGYHTFNTAVRDTRGAHVDYAPMHDEMGRELLLCVNDANVALSHPAGGALSERTLRSTMEKFKKRFHKMAAMLSCHGAKSSDVYAPGSRAARANKRRYVQNEEDIEEEVNEEEPAHQEEPTHHDEHEYDATHQEDHEYDVDAPQPSQVTQPTQGNARSRKGKAIAKTPGKKGRKKTWNTQFHSPEYPHQFMPTGMQRYKSNIDAEAEEASEEEEHEASEEEEHTLADIVKRGRKK; encoded by the exons atgctatctctgcatcg GTTCGATCGAAGGAACAATCAGGATATATCGGATTGGGCAAACAAACACCGTGCGTGGATAGAAATTTGGAATCAAAGAGACACGTTAGTGCAATCAGAGAATAGACCTCACAATCAGTCAGCATATCAGAAGTATCAAGTGTGGTATGCGGATCGTTACCGGTTAAAGCTGAAGCCAGGTTGGACTCACGAGGAGTGGTCGGAGTTggtgtctgaagacccggagactgcagaaggttatcataccttcaacacggctgtgagagacaccagaggggctcaTGTTGACTACGCACCGATGCATGACGAAATG GGCAGAGAGTTGCTTCTGTGCGTCAACGATGCCAATGTTGCACTGAGTCATCCAGCTGGTGGTGCATTATCTGAGAGGACTCTTAGGAGCACGATGGAG AAGTTCAAGAAGCGGTTCCATAAGATGGCAGCTATGCTTTCTTGCCATGGTGCTAAGTCCAGTGACGTGTATGCACCAGGTAGCCGCGCCGCCAGAGCTAATAAACGGCGTTATGTCCAGAACGAAGAGGACATAGAGGAGGAGGTCAATGAAGAGGAGCCAGCACATCAAGAGGAGCCAACACATCATGATGAGCATGAGTatgatgcaacacatcaagaggatcatgagtatgatgttgatgctccacaaccatcACAGGTTACACAACCGACACAAGGCAATGCCCGCTCTAGAAAAGGCAAAGCCATAGCTAAGACACCGGGCAAGAAAGGTAGAAAGAAGACATGGAacactcaattccatagtccggagtatccTCATCAATTTATGCCCACGGGAATGCAAAGATATAAGTCCAACATTGATGCAGAGGCGGAGGAGGCTAGCGAAGAGGAGGAGCATGAGGCTAGCGAAGAGGAGGAGCATACACTTGCAGATATCGTGAAGAGAGGAAGGAAGAAGTGA